The following are encoded in a window of Thermodesulfobacterium geofontis OPF15 genomic DNA:
- a CDS encoding TonB-dependent receptor domain-containing protein, with the protein MEGLVIEAKIKRIAIVDVILPKIENKTFVLLRNIFLVLSFTLLTAISAQLKIEIGPVPITGQTFAVLLCGALLGAKRGFLSQFFYLLEGLAGIPWFAGGGGISFLVSPSFGYIIGFVLAAFVVGFLCERGFDRRITTAILAMLVGNILIYAPGLLWLARFVGWEKVLAFGLYPFIIGDILKLLLAASILPLGWRLLKRKYSVLFLILFLICTHQSAFSSEKPLYTLENEESVYTLEEVKVVSPAKGADLEKISQEVKVVKKEELSEFGLKKVFSALELKERGTFGVQADLSIRGTSFEQNLVVLEGIRISDPQTGHHLMKLPLEEDILESLEILSGGASAIYGPGGFGGAINFNLEPSTKGYKILAEYGSYDYQHIFGNFGFSTSEIPFNLVFSQKKSNGFIWNRDFDIRTFNLYSKDDKKTLFYGFQEKDFGARNFYITKYDTEWESTKTHLFLVKKNIYKNNWFLEPTLLYRINYDLYLLDRKNPDFYKNTHKSQVFRLNFPLRYERTYMDYLLGVEVSYETLESSRLGDHLRQSTGFYFWLYPKISLRFFPSFGIRYDVITQNKDIFTYNLGFAYLLKEDLKLRSSFSFSYRIPSFTEFYYDSPTIKGNPSLSPEKAYNISVGFDYYKNKINFSGTGFYRYGKDIIDWIKKENIIQAQNIEILKTVGFTLDSNIIFKNFKPFISYTYLNQIAEKLPSARYSGSYLRHNFILGIIYNLPWHWEFFGSLNYREYYKRDKIFLVDLKIKKKFGKNLTYSFWIKNLLDEDYKEIGEVKAPPQWIGINLEIRF; encoded by the coding sequence GTGGAGGGTTTAGTTATAGAAGCAAAAATTAAAAGAATAGCAATAGTAGATGTTATTTTGCCAAAAATTGAAAATAAAACTTTTGTTTTATTAAGAAACATTTTCTTAGTTTTAAGTTTTACTTTATTAACCGCAATTTCTGCTCAGTTAAAAATTGAGATTGGTCCGGTTCCAATTACAGGTCAAACTTTTGCAGTGTTACTTTGTGGAGCTTTGCTTGGAGCAAAAAGAGGTTTTTTATCTCAATTTTTTTATTTATTAGAAGGGTTAGCTGGAATTCCTTGGTTTGCTGGTGGAGGAGGAATTTCTTTTTTGGTTAGTCCATCTTTTGGCTACATTATTGGTTTTGTTTTAGCTGCTTTTGTAGTTGGGTTTTTGTGCGAAAGAGGTTTTGATAGAAGAATTACAACTGCAATTTTAGCAATGCTTGTTGGGAACATCTTAATCTATGCACCAGGGCTTTTATGGTTGGCAAGATTTGTTGGTTGGGAAAAAGTATTAGCTTTTGGTCTTTATCCTTTCATAATTGGTGACATTCTTAAATTGCTTTTGGCAGCTTCAATCTTACCGTTAGGGTGGAGATTGCTTAAAAGAAAATATAGTGTTCTTTTTCTAATTTTGTTTTTAATTTGTACTCATCAAAGTGCTTTTTCTTCTGAAAAACCTCTTTATACTTTGGAAAATGAAGAATCTGTCTATACTTTGGAAGAAGTAAAGGTTGTTTCTCCAGCAAAAGGTGCTGATCTTGAAAAAATAAGTCAAGAAGTAAAAGTGGTTAAAAAAGAAGAACTTTCAGAATTTGGTTTAAAGAAGGTTTTTTCAGCGCTTGAACTTAAAGAAAGAGGTACCTTTGGGGTTCAAGCTGACCTTTCTATTAGGGGAACAAGTTTTGAACAAAATTTGGTTGTTCTTGAAGGTATAAGAATTTCTGATCCTCAAACAGGGCATCATTTAATGAAATTACCTTTAGAAGAAGACATTTTAGAAAGTTTAGAAATTCTTTCTGGAGGGGCAAGTGCTATTTATGGACCTGGAGGTTTTGGAGGTGCTATAAATTTCAATTTAGAACCATCCACTAAAGGATATAAAATTTTAGCTGAATACGGAAGTTATGATTACCAACATATATTTGGAAATTTTGGTTTTTCTACTTCTGAAATTCCATTTAACTTAGTTTTTTCTCAAAAAAAATCAAATGGATTTATATGGAATAGAGATTTTGATATTAGAACTTTTAATCTATATAGCAAAGATGATAAAAAAACTCTTTTTTACGGATTTCAAGAAAAAGATTTTGGAGCAAGAAATTTTTATATTACAAAATATGATACAGAATGGGAAAGTACAAAAACTCACTTATTTTTAGTTAAGAAAAATATATACAAAAATAACTGGTTTTTAGAGCCCACTTTACTTTATAGAATTAACTACGATTTATATCTTTTAGATAGAAAAAATCCAGATTTTTATAAAAATACTCATAAATCTCAGGTTTTTCGCCTTAATTTTCCTTTAAGATATGAAAGAACTTATATGGATTATCTTTTGGGGGTAGAAGTTTCTTATGAGACACTTGAGAGTTCAAGACTCGGTGATCATTTAAGGCAATCTACAGGATTTTATTTTTGGTTATATCCTAAAATAAGTTTACGATTTTTTCCGAGCTTTGGGATTCGTTATGATGTTATAACCCAAAATAAAGATATTTTTACTTATAATTTGGGATTTGCCTATCTTTTAAAGGAAGACCTAAAATTAAGAAGTTCTTTCAGTTTTTCCTATAGAATACCAAGTTTTACAGAATTTTATTATGATTCTCCTACTATTAAAGGAAATCCCTCCTTATCACCTGAAAAAGCTTATAATATTTCTGTTGGATTTGACTATTACAAAAATAAAATCAATTTTTCTGGAACAGGTTTTTATAGGTACGGAAAGGATATTATAGACTGGATTAAAAAAGAAAACATAATTCAGGCTCAAAATATAGAAATTTTAAAAACCGTTGGATTTACCTTAGACAGTAACATAATTTTTAAAAATTTTAAACCCTTTATAAGTTATACCTATTTAAATCAAATAGCTGAAAAATTACCAAGTGCCCGTTATTCTGGAAGTTATTTAAGACACAATTTTATTTTAGGAATAATATATAACCTTCCTTGGCATTGGGAATTTTTTGGAAGTTTAAATTATAGAGAATATTACAAAAGAGATAAAATATTTTTGGTAGATTTAAAAATAAAGAAAAAATTTGGCAAAAATCTAACTTATTCTTTTTGGATAAAAAATCTTTTGGATGAGGATTATAAAGAGATAGGAGAGGTCAAGGCACCTCCTCAATGGATAGGTATTAATTTAGAAATAAGATTTTAA
- a CDS encoding PDZ domain-containing protein, whose protein sequence is MLKRFNLILFLTFFMVCIFYSYSTGSRNPRSEGLNNKGVYVVNVIESSPAAKAGVFPGDIILLINGLPVSSENIESLLLDAVNTGKNPVVLVILRQGKTLSLSANIPKENPTLGVTIKPPQEMLSVASGGFSGERLIDKANRKVDIPDKTSLLAKVSSFNVLDGVFIDKNTGEITFVGHYDDRYKTGPLPYIQILDEALTYPYPYFSLDPTENTYKALNEIKSIFDREMERIARDHAYGANWVSSILKEVLYASFPLPEKQILLARLKAYSITPEEFKAYLDWDPKSKNWRFDNRAQIEQYVALQNFFYKLFVAAGFEGKYGAAVVQMWGFRRFAEVYGTDHAGHWFREIYETLGVIDEFEKIRSDYNSGKLNDREAIRQLLFLFYKNFLKGIGVKESTIDELIKRAPAEKVFDQELSEFTNRKLEEIQTEVILNIILNNLVLSDSFLKKRFKLPLIETKPTYVNLSSETYIAKTFFYADYTLKYLTTLNLETANLKDFYPFIAYLNKRVDEKGKGGEFQGMKSGFDRYWLFPGKVELKVSPDNSAFYFIKSEVKIGSEPLTSGMPSWYNDILREYVEILTGRYEEFAQIFPSLHTMREIQKVLALARWIKANNLKVVLPAYQKVDLEGLSGVSGATVATFSYSKIRDSFSFFVENHGGGVDYREKSNAWIQGNYIETKDALHQLAASSALAEKALNSALAGDLESARDFAEKSAQAMVGQIDLSALGAKIGPYVHPKLSNLPIGSQGVLNKKVLEVVSANLDAYTRLKREVYSAESIKNTEPEKYELILTKAKEEEAKVKASLQKLNELLSYYRQNPLDYLTLGQKIAELTPNQTLGIDPTVLKQKPKPATLDERAESRGRSEKESLLPDEKKLREELSDLRHKLYLAKTNLDKLTKGMLENTKEFESWREETEKAISRSEERFKEIMLDIFQDSLFKQLKKYFSKSSDRVKELERFKQLLNTKDYTDWASVEQHTWEDIAEGVVKAINAMPGISDTAQDLVKVTSHLINTGYDVTVVFIHWRKMKEFEKNLDLYYKAVSAQKEYIEKTMKRIKEIEEELQKLNQKSQGGLL, encoded by the coding sequence ATGTTAAAAAGGTTTAATTTAATTTTATTTTTAACTTTTTTTATGGTTTGTATCTTCTATTCTTACTCAACAGGCTCTCGCAACCCTAGGTCTGAAGGGTTAAACAACAAAGGAGTGTATGTAGTTAACGTAATAGAAAGTTCTCCTGCGGCTAAGGCAGGAGTCTTTCCTGGAGACATCATTCTGTTGATTAACGGTCTTCCCGTGTCATCTGAAAATATAGAAAGTCTTTTGTTAGATGCAGTTAACACAGGGAAGAACCCTGTAGTTTTGGTGATTTTAAGGCAGGGTAAAACTTTATCTCTTTCGGCTAATATACCTAAAGAAAATCCTACCTTAGGGGTTACGATTAAACCGCCTCAAGAAATGTTATCTGTAGCCTCTGGAGGTTTTTCAGGAGAAAGGTTGATAGACAAAGCAAATAGGAAGGTAGACATTCCTGATAAAACAAGCCTTTTGGCTAAAGTTTCTTCATTTAACGTTTTAGATGGGGTTTTCATAGATAAAAATACAGGAGAAATTACCTTCGTAGGACATTATGACGATAGGTATAAAACCGGTCCTCTCCCTTATATACAAATATTGGATGAGGCCCTTACTTATCCATACCCTTATTTTTCTTTAGACCCTACGGAAAACACATACAAGGCATTGAACGAGATAAAGTCTATTTTTGACCGAGAGATGGAAAGGATAGCTAGAGATCATGCTTACGGAGCTAATTGGGTATCAAGTATACTAAAGGAAGTTTTGTATGCCTCTTTTCCCTTACCAGAAAAACAAATTCTTTTAGCCAGACTTAAAGCTTACTCTATAACTCCAGAGGAATTTAAGGCTTATCTGGATTGGGATCCTAAGTCTAAAAATTGGAGGTTTGATAATAGAGCCCAAATTGAGCAGTATGTAGCCCTGCAAAACTTTTTTTATAAGCTTTTCGTAGCCGCTGGCTTTGAAGGAAAGTATGGGGCAGCTGTGGTGCAGATGTGGGGTTTTCGCAGGTTTGCTGAGGTTTATGGTACAGATCATGCAGGACATTGGTTTAGAGAAATTTACGAGACGCTAGGAGTTATCGATGAGTTTGAAAAGATAAGAAGTGATTATAATTCTGGTAAGTTAAACGATAGGGAAGCTATTCGTCAACTTTTGTTTCTTTTTTACAAAAACTTTCTTAAAGGTATTGGGGTAAAAGAAAGCACCATAGATGAGTTGATAAAAAGGGCTCCTGCAGAAAAAGTTTTTGACCAAGAGTTAAGCGAATTTACCAACCGAAAATTAGAAGAAATTCAAACAGAAGTGATACTTAATATTATCCTAAATAATCTTGTTTTAAGCGATTCCTTTCTCAAAAAACGTTTTAAGCTTCCTCTTATCGAAACTAAACCAACATATGTTAATCTATCTTCAGAGACTTATATAGCTAAAACTTTTTTTTATGCAGACTATACGCTGAAGTATCTAACTACTCTAAATCTTGAAACAGCAAATCTTAAAGATTTCTATCCCTTCATTGCTTACCTTAATAAAAGGGTTGATGAAAAAGGGAAGGGTGGAGAGTTCCAAGGGATGAAAAGCGGTTTTGACCGTTATTGGCTTTTCCCAGGAAAAGTAGAATTAAAAGTGAGTCCTGATAACTCAGCTTTTTATTTTATTAAGTCAGAGGTTAAAATCGGCAGTGAACCTTTAACTTCAGGTATGCCTTCTTGGTATAACGATATTTTAAGGGAATACGTAGAGATTTTAACCGGTAGATATGAAGAGTTTGCCCAAATTTTTCCCTCATTACATACGATGAGAGAAATCCAAAAGGTATTAGCCTTAGCCAGATGGATAAAAGCTAATAACCTTAAGGTAGTCCTTCCTGCTTACCAAAAAGTAGATTTAGAGGGGCTTTCTGGAGTTTCAGGTGCTACTGTTGCCACTTTTAGTTATTCAAAAATACGGGATAGTTTTTCCTTTTTTGTCGAGAACCACGGAGGAGGGGTTGATTATAGAGAAAAAAGTAATGCGTGGATACAGGGAAATTATATAGAAACCAAGGATGCCCTTCATCAATTGGCAGCGAGCTCAGCCTTAGCAGAAAAGGCCCTAAATTCAGCCCTTGCAGGTGACCTAGAATCTGCCAGAGACTTTGCTGAAAAAAGCGCCCAAGCCATGGTAGGACAGATTGACCTTTCAGCCCTGGGAGCAAAGATAGGTCCTTATGTTCATCCAAAATTAAGTAATCTCCCTATAGGTTCCCAAGGGGTTTTAAATAAAAAGGTTTTGGAGGTAGTTTCAGCTAATTTAGATGCCTACACCCGTTTAAAAAGAGAAGTTTATTCAGCAGAAAGTATTAAAAATACTGAGCCAGAAAAGTATGAACTAATCTTAACTAAAGCAAAGGAAGAAGAGGCTAAGGTCAAAGCTTCTCTCCAGAAGCTTAACGAACTTTTAAGCTATTACCGACAGAATCCTTTAGACTATCTAACATTAGGACAAAAAATAGCCGAGTTAACACCTAATCAAACCTTAGGGATAGACCCAACGGTTTTAAAACAAAAACCGAAACCTGCGACGTTAGATGAGAGGGCTGAAAGCCGAGGAAGAAGCGAAAAAGAAAGTCTTTTGCCTGACGAAAAAAAGCTTAGAGAGGAATTGTCTGACCTTAGACATAAACTTTACTTGGCAAAAACCAACTTAGATAAACTAACTAAAGGGATGTTAGAAAATACAAAAGAGTTTGAAAGCTGGAGGGAGGAGACCGAAAAAGCTATTTCGAGAAGTGAGGAACGGTTTAAAGAGATAATGTTAGACATATTCCAGGATAGTTTGTTTAAGCAGTTAAAGAAATACTTTTCAAAATCTTCAGATAGGGTAAAAGAACTTGAGCGGTTTAAACAGCTTTTAAACACCAAGGATTATACTGACTGGGCTTCTGTGGAACAACATACTTGGGAAGATATAGCCGAAGGTGTGGTTAAGGCGATAAACGCTATGCCAGGTATTAGTGATACGGCCCAAGACTTGGTGAAAGTTACTTCTCATTTAATTAACACTGGCTATGACGTAACAGTTGTGTTTATTCACTGGAGGAAGATGAAGGAGTTTGAGAAGAATTTAGATCTTTACTATAAGGCGGTGTCAGCCCAAAAAGAATACATAGAAAAGACGATGAAGCGTATAAAAGAGATAGAAGAGGAGTTACAAAAACTTAACCAAAAATCACAAGGAGGTCTGCTATGA
- the speD gene encoding adenosylmethionine decarboxylase — MKSTKNIEKFEYGFGQHLIIDGYGANREKLMDLDFIYNFLSKYPEEIQMTKIMPPYVFKYYAPVPEDWGISGFVIIAESHISIHTFPEKLYLSVDVFSCKPFDVDKAIKDIIEIFEIKKSEIKFFDRGLEFPRSIRAVENFIRMERKDLII; from the coding sequence ATGAAAAGCACAAAAAACATAGAAAAATTTGAATATGGTTTTGGTCAGCATCTCATTATTGATGGATATGGAGCTAATCGTGAAAAACTTATGGATCTCGATTTTATATATAATTTTTTAAGTAAATATCCAGAAGAAATTCAAATGACCAAAATAATGCCTCCTTATGTTTTTAAATATTACGCTCCTGTTCCTGAAGATTGGGGAATTTCTGGATTTGTAATTATTGCTGAAAGTCATATAAGTATTCATACCTTTCCAGAAAAATTATATTTAAGTGTAGATGTATTTTCTTGTAAGCCCTTTGATGTAGATAAAGCTATAAAAGACATTATAGAAATTTTTGAAATTAAAAAAAGTGAAATAAAGTTTTTTGATAGAGGCTTAGAATTTCCTCGTTCTATCAGAGCAGTTGAAAACTTTATTCGTATGGAAAGGAAGGATTTAATAATATAA
- the tsaD gene encoding tRNA (adenosine(37)-N6)-threonylcarbamoyltransferase complex transferase subunit TsaD, protein MLLAIETSCDETGVALFSEKGNLIKHLLYSQVALHSPFGGIVPEIASRKQLEVLSPLIKKLVEETKISIQEIKGVCVTFGPGLIGSILVGVSLAKALCFALKIPLFAVDHLQAHLFSIFLEREVKFPYIGLLVSGGHTALFLVNSWEDYKLLGHTRDDAAGEAFDKVAKLLNLSYPGGPIISKLAEKGNRNAISFPRPLLEEDTFDFSFSGLKTAVLNYLKTNPQYKIEDVCASFEEAVCEVLIEKTLRAGEKLNISRIVVVGGVASNQRLRKSFAEKAQQKGVEVYFPSPEFCTDNAAMVGIVGYYKWKNGLYDTLEKEPYARSIFKKFNFQIQP, encoded by the coding sequence ATGCTTCTTGCTATAGAAACTTCTTGTGATGAAACAGGAGTTGCCCTTTTTTCTGAAAAGGGGAATTTAATAAAACATCTTCTTTATTCCCAAGTAGCTCTTCATTCTCCTTTTGGAGGTATAGTTCCTGAAATTGCTTCACGTAAACAATTAGAGGTTCTTTCTCCTCTTATAAAAAAATTAGTAGAAGAAACAAAAATTTCTATTCAAGAAATTAAGGGAGTATGTGTAACTTTTGGTCCTGGGCTTATAGGTTCAATTTTAGTAGGTGTTTCGTTAGCAAAGGCATTGTGTTTTGCTCTTAAAATTCCTCTCTTCGCAGTTGATCATTTACAAGCTCATCTCTTTTCTATATTTTTAGAAAGGGAAGTAAAATTTCCCTACATAGGACTTCTTGTTTCTGGTGGGCATACAGCTCTTTTTTTAGTAAATTCTTGGGAGGATTATAAACTTTTAGGACATACAAGAGATGATGCAGCTGGAGAAGCCTTTGATAAAGTAGCTAAACTCCTTAATCTTTCTTATCCAGGAGGTCCTATTATAAGTAAACTTGCAGAAAAAGGGAATAGAAATGCTATTTCCTTCCCTAGACCGCTTTTAGAAGAAGATACTTTTGATTTTAGTTTTTCAGGGCTTAAAACAGCTGTCTTAAATTATTTAAAAACAAATCCCCAGTATAAAATTGAGGATGTATGTGCAAGTTTTGAAGAGGCAGTTTGTGAAGTTCTAATAGAAAAAACCCTAAGGGCAGGTGAAAAACTAAATATTTCAAGAATTGTAGTTGTAGGAGGAGTAGCTTCCAATCAAAGATTAAGAAAATCTTTTGCTGAAAAGGCTCAACAAAAAGGGGTTGAGGTTTATTTTCCTTCTCCAGAATTTTGTACTGATAATGCTGCTATGGTGGGAATAGTGGGATATTACAAATGGAAAAATGGGCTTTATGATACTTTAGAAAAGGAACCCTATGCAAGGTCAATCTTTAAGAAATTTAATTTTCAAATTCAGCCTTGA
- a CDS encoding sigma-54-dependent transcriptional regulator, giving the protein MKGEIWILDDEKGILETLEDILKDENFQVRSFLWGKELLKEINFKQPKVILLDLWLKDIDGFEVLEKIKKTYPEVQIIVISGHGNIETAVKAIKMGAFDFIEKPLSYERVIVTVENALKLALLEEENKRLRENIFGEVKLSGVSPAIQKIRELILKAAPTDTTVLIQGESGVGKEIVAKLIHLYSKRAKEAFVEINCAAIPETLIESELFGYEKGAFTGAQSFKKGKLELAHKGTLFLDEIGDLSLDAQAKLLRVLQEKRFERLGSNKSIEIDVRIISATNKDLLKEIQKGKFREDLFFRINVFPIFIPPLRERKEDIPILVEEFLEEFSYKIGCEKKIIKSDALEALMEYDWPGNVRELKNFIERLVIISSSSEISYKDLPSDFKNLIKKKESLQENTEPWFKEKNYRLAKLLFEKEFLKRKLLEYGGNISKTAREIGLERAYLQKKIKEFNLKAEFEN; this is encoded by the coding sequence ATGAAGGGTGAAATTTGGATTTTAGATGATGAAAAAGGTATTCTTGAAACCCTTGAAGATATTCTCAAAGATGAAAATTTTCAAGTAAGAAGTTTTCTTTGGGGTAAGGAACTTTTAAAAGAGATAAATTTTAAACAACCAAAGGTCATTCTTCTTGATCTGTGGTTAAAAGATATAGATGGATTTGAGGTTTTAGAAAAAATCAAAAAAACCTATCCAGAGGTTCAAATTATAGTAATTTCAGGGCATGGAAATATTGAGACAGCAGTAAAAGCAATCAAAATGGGGGCTTTTGATTTTATTGAAAAACCCCTTTCTTATGAAAGAGTTATTGTAACTGTAGAAAATGCTTTAAAGTTAGCTCTCTTAGAAGAAGAAAACAAAAGATTAAGAGAAAACATTTTTGGAGAAGTAAAACTTTCTGGAGTATCTCCTGCTATCCAAAAAATAAGAGAACTTATTTTAAAAGCAGCTCCTACAGATACCACTGTTTTAATTCAGGGAGAATCTGGGGTTGGTAAAGAGATAGTGGCAAAATTAATTCATTTATATTCAAAAAGAGCAAAAGAAGCTTTTGTAGAAATAAATTGTGCAGCTATTCCTGAAACCCTTATAGAATCTGAACTTTTTGGATATGAAAAAGGAGCTTTCACAGGAGCTCAAAGTTTTAAAAAAGGAAAGCTTGAATTAGCACATAAAGGAACCCTTTTTTTGGATGAAATAGGAGATTTAAGCCTTGATGCCCAAGCAAAATTATTAAGAGTTTTACAAGAAAAAAGATTTGAACGTTTAGGAAGTAATAAATCTATAGAAATTGATGTAAGAATAATTTCAGCCACTAATAAGGATTTATTAAAAGAAATCCAAAAAGGAAAATTTAGAGAGGATCTCTTTTTTAGAATAAACGTCTTCCCCATCTTTATTCCTCCTTTAAGAGAAAGAAAAGAAGATATTCCTATATTAGTAGAAGAATTTTTAGAAGAATTTAGCTATAAGATAGGTTGTGAGAAGAAAATTATTAAAAGTGATGCCTTAGAAGCTTTAATGGAATATGATTGGCCAGGAAATGTAAGGGAGCTTAAAAATTTTATAGAAAGATTAGTAATAATATCTTCTTCTTCTGAAATTAGTTATAAAGATTTACCTTCTGATTTTAAAAATTTAATAAAAAAGAAAGAAAGCTTGCAAGAAAATACAGAGCCATGGTTTAAAGAAAAAAATTACAGATTAGCTAAACTCCTTTTTGAAAAGGAATTTTTAAAAAGAAAGCTTCTTGAATACGGAGGAAATATTTCTAAAACAGCAAGAGAAATAGGTTTGGAAAGAGCTTATTTACAGAAAAAAATAAAGGAATTTAATCTCAAGGCTGAATTTGAAAATTAA
- a CDS encoding YdcF family protein, with translation MANFTFSLKKFFLFLFYPSSLILIFFLLISIYVILDKRKGRRRFLLFLAIFLYYFSSTPFLPYFLLKQLEKNYSIPPKEEIAKVKNVVVLTGRIYGEETLSPEERFSRETLVRFLKALELKKQYPDKKIILLGGSYEDKNNKGASYLKMLAENFGFEVEALDVPLDTITSAKILKEYLLKNEKNVNSPFLLLTSAYHLPRAYYLFKKEGLNPIPYPTNYSYKLCKPSFSIWKFLPNDLYIDLTNRATHEYLALGFYKMKYFILEKFK, from the coding sequence ATGGCAAATTTTACTTTTTCCCTTAAAAAATTTTTTCTTTTTCTCTTTTATCCCTCAAGTTTAATCCTCATCTTTTTTCTTCTAATTTCTATCTATGTAATTCTTGATAAAAGAAAGGGTAGGAGAAGATTTTTACTCTTTTTAGCTATTTTCCTTTATTATTTTTCTTCTACTCCCTTTTTGCCTTATTTTCTTTTAAAACAATTGGAAAAGAATTATTCTATTCCTCCAAAAGAAGAAATAGCAAAGGTTAAAAATGTAGTAGTTCTTACTGGAAGAATATACGGAGAAGAAACTCTTAGTCCTGAGGAAAGGTTTTCTAGAGAAACCTTAGTAAGATTTCTGAAGGCTTTAGAATTAAAAAAACAATATCCTGACAAAAAAATCATACTTTTAGGTGGCTCCTATGAGGATAAAAATAATAAAGGGGCATCCTATTTAAAAATGTTAGCTGAAAATTTTGGTTTTGAAGTTGAAGCCCTTGATGTACCACTTGATACTATTACCAGCGCAAAAATTTTAAAAGAATATTTATTAAAAAATGAAAAAAATGTGAATTCACCCTTTTTACTTTTAACTTCTGCTTATCATCTTCCAAGAGCTTACTATCTTTTTAAAAAAGAAGGTTTAAATCCTATTCCTTATCCCACTAATTATAGTTATAAACTTTGTAAGCCCTCTTTTAGTATTTGGAAATTTTTACCTAATGATTTATATATTGATTTAACTAACAGAGCAACTCATGAATACTTAGCTTTAGGTTTTTACAAAATGAAATATTTTATTTTGGAGAAATTCAAATGA
- a CDS encoding D-sedoheptulose 7-phosphate isomerase, with amino-acid sequence MKKIDLKKKIFNILETSREVQKKFIELETEKIIEVVLLAKKVISRNGKILIFGNGGSAADAQHLAAELVNRFKKERAPLPAIALTTDTSILTAIANDYDFSQIFSKQILALGKKGDMALGISTSGKSSNVISALKVAKEIGLYTVGLSGGDGGLMKDVCDYLILVPSFETPRIQEGHLLFLHIFSELLEEIIFSQ; translated from the coding sequence ATGAAAAAGATAGATTTAAAAAAGAAAATTTTTAATATTTTAGAAACTTCAAGAGAAGTTCAAAAGAAATTTATAGAGCTTGAAACAGAAAAGATTATAGAAGTGGTTCTTCTTGCTAAAAAAGTTATTTCAAGAAATGGAAAAATTCTTATTTTTGGGAATGGAGGAAGTGCAGCGGATGCTCAGCATTTAGCTGCTGAGCTTGTTAATCGTTTTAAAAAAGAAAGAGCCCCTTTACCAGCAATTGCTTTAACTACAGATACTTCAATTTTAACTGCTATAGCAAATGATTATGATTTTTCTCAAATTTTTTCTAAACAAATTTTAGCCTTAGGTAAAAAAGGAGATATGGCTCTTGGAATTAGTACCAGTGGAAAATCTTCTAATGTAATATCTGCTTTAAAGGTGGCTAAGGAAATAGGTTTATATACAGTGGGCTTAAGTGGAGGAGATGGAGGATTAATGAAAGATGTATGTGATTATCTTATTTTAGTCCCAAGTTTTGAAACACCTCGTATTCAAGAGGGACATCTTTTATTTTTACATATCTTTTCTGAACTTTTAGAAGAAATTATTTTTTCTCAATAA
- a CDS encoding SIMPL domain-containing protein (The SIMPL domain is named for its presence in mouse protein SIMPL (signalling molecule that associates with mouse pelle-like kinase). Bacterial member BP26, from Brucella, was shown to assemble into a channel-like structure, while YggE from E. coli has been associated with resistance to oxidative stress.), translated as MKKTALISLGIGLLSLFNVSKTLSETNVDSKKVTRVSIVLEHKRELQPDILSLRVNIKIKTDKEIDAINILGDVDKRIRKLGLNYKGGNYRIEQNCWWTRKGQVCEGVNGYISYNFELKDYKEQNELYETLNKITETYPSLTFEVSEPVWIASQKLTDKVQNEIKLELIEKAQDFREALTEKLGKTCRITSISFSTERYIPIVFRTTMLKSTQASDIEAPEPKRDEKTIEVSASVDYLCE; from the coding sequence ATGAAAAAAACAGCCCTTATTAGTCTTGGTATTGGTTTATTATCTTTGTTTAATGTTAGTAAAACTCTAAGCGAAACAAATGTTGATTCTAAAAAAGTTACTAGAGTTAGTATAGTTCTTGAGCATAAAAGAGAGCTTCAGCCTGATATTCTAAGCCTTAGGGTTAATATTAAGATTAAGACTGATAAAGAAATAGATGCGATTAATATTCTTGGAGATGTGGATAAAAGGATTAGAAAACTGGGATTGAATTATAAAGGTGGTAATTACAGGATAGAACAAAATTGTTGGTGGACAAGGAAAGGACAAGTATGTGAGGGGGTTAACGGTTATATCTCCTATAACTTTGAGCTAAAAGATTATAAAGAACAGAACGAGCTTTATGAGACTTTAAATAAAATAACAGAAACCTATCCCAGCTTAACTTTTGAAGTTTCGGAACCTGTATGGATTGCTTCTCAGAAATTAACAGATAAGGTGCAGAATGAAATCAAATTAGAATTAATCGAAAAGGCTCAAGACTTTAGAGAAGCCTTAACTGAGAAGTTAGGTAAAACTTGTCGTATTACTTCTATTAGTTTCTCTACAGAGCGTTATATTCCTATTGTTTTTCGGACTACGATGTTAAAAAGCACTCAAGCTTCTGATATTGAAGCTCCTGAACCTAAGAGGGATGAAAAAACGATAGAAGTATCAGCAAGCGTAGATTATTTATGCGAATAG